A stretch of the Lolium perenne isolate Kyuss_39 chromosome 3, Kyuss_2.0, whole genome shotgun sequence genome encodes the following:
- the LOC127342198 gene encoding receptor-like protein kinase FERONIA produces MAFSILLVTFTLLALVSLAVAAGNSSTASTPILLNCGASNRNNDESGRTWDGDSASNSAPSVKGVALTASNQHSSLPSIVPFMTARIFTSNYTYSIPVSPGRMFLRLYFYPVDYENYTVPNAYFSVSTTDLVLLNEFNASQTAQAISSAYLVREFSVNVSTGSLNLTFAPSAHQNGSYAFVNGIEIVPTPDIFTAPDTRFVTGGSPDPFTFDPSTGVQTMYRLNVGGNAISRKADSGFDRSWDNDSPYIFGGSGVVFSRDSNLTISYTSQVPNYTAPVDVYGTARSMGPTAQLNLNYNLTWILPVDAGFSYLLRFHFCEIQYPITKVNQRSFFIYINNQTAQQQMDVIVWSGGIGRTAFADYVILIAGAGQVDMWIALHPDLSSKPEYFDAILNGLEVFKLHALQPSGLKNLAGLNPPLPQKPDDINPTEAPGGGKSKGALIGGAVGVFAVLLIVCFGVCIICRRKKKIPKDSGKAEDGQWTPLTDYSRSRSTASGTTATTSTLPSNLCRHFSFSEVQTATNNFDQAFLLGKGGFGNVYLGEIDSGTKVAIKRCNPMSEQGVHEFQTEIEMLSKLRHRHLVSLIGYCEDRSEMILVYDYMAHGTLREHLYNTKNPPLSWKQRLEICIGAARGLYYLHTGVKETIIHRDVKTTNILLDHKWVAKVSDFGLSKTGPNVDNTHVSTVVKGSFGYLDPEYFRRQQLSEKSDVYSFGVVLFEVLCARPALSPSLPKEQVSLADWALRCHKKGTLGQIIDPCLQGKIAPQCFIKFAETAQKCVADHSIDRPSMGDVLWNLEFALQLQESDGDISSSLTEGTLSSGASPLVMTRLQSDEPSTDSTTTTTTTMSITGRSITSVESDGLTPSTVFSQIMHPDGR; encoded by the coding sequence ATGGCATTCTCGATTCTACTAGTTACCTTCACACTGTTGGCTCTCGTGTCACTCGCCGTGGCGGCTGGTAACAGCTCTACTGCCTCCACACCGATCCTCCTTAATTGCGGAGCATCAAACCGAAACAATGACGAGAGTGGCCGTACTTGGGATGGGGACAGTGCCTCCAACTCCGCGCCATCAGTGAAAGGAGTTGCCCTCACTGCTTCAAACCAACACTCTTCACTCCCCTCCATCGTGCCTTTTATGACTGCCCGCATCTTCACTTCAAATTACACATATTCCATCCCTGTCAGCCCAGGCCGCATGTTCCTACGCCTCTACTTCTATCCGGTTGATTATGAAAACTATACCGTCCCCAATGCCTACTTCAGTGTCTCCACAACAGATCTTGTCCTCTTAAATGAGTTCAATGCTTCGCAAACAGCTCAGGCCATCAGCTCTGCCTACCTTGTCCGTGAATTCTCGGTGAATGTTTCTACAGGCAGTCTAAACCTAACCTTTGCCCCATCAGCACATCAGAATGGTTCTTATGCATTTGTGAATGGCATTGAGATTGTGCCCACGCCTGACATCTTCACAGCACCTGACACACGGTTTGTCACTGGTGGTAGCCCAGATCCCTTCACATTCGACCCTAGCACAGGCGTCCAGACTATGTACAGGCTCAATGTCGGCGGCAATGCCATTTCCCGGAAAGCTGATTCGGGTTTCGACCGCTCATGGGACAATGATTCCCCATACATCTTTGGTGGCTCTGGGGTGGTCTTCTCCAGAGACTCTAATTTGACCATCAGTTATACATCCCAAGTGCCAAATTATACCGCCCCAGTTGATGTCTATGGTACAGCTCGGTCGATGGGGCCTACTGCACAGCTCAACCTGAACTACAACCTTACATGGATTTTACCAGTTGATGCAGGGTTCTCTTACCTCCTCAGGTTCCATTTCTGTGAAATCCAGTACCCTATTACCAAGGTGAATCAGAGGTCATTCTTCATCTACATCAACAACCAGACAGCGCAGCAGCAAATGGATGTCATCGTATGGAGCGGAGGAATCGGCAGGACAGCATTCGCAGACTATGTTATCCTCATTGCTGGTGCCGGTCAGGTGGACATGTGGATTGCCCTGCACCCTGATCTTTCAAGTAAACCAGAGTACTTTGATGCAATACTGAATGGTCTTGAGGTCTTCAAGCTACATGCCCTACAGCCTTCAGGACTGAAAAATCTTGCTGGGCTCAATCCTCCACTTCCGCAAAAGCCTGATGATATCAATCCTACCGAGGCGCCTGGTGGAGGGAAATCAAAGGGGGCTCTTATAGGTGGAGCTGTTGGTGTTTTTGCAGTGCTGTTGATTGTGTGTTTTGGCGTTTGCATCATCTGCAGACGAAAGAAGAAGATACCAAAGGATTCTGGTAAAGCTGAAGATGGTCAATGGACACCTCTCACTGATTACAGCAGATCACGGTCAACCGCATCCGGAACTACAGCAACCACATCGACACTGCCTTCCAATCTTTGTCGCCACTTCTCATTTTCTGAAGTTCAGACTGCCACCAATAATTTTGATCAAGCCTTCCTACTTGGCAAAGGTGGGTTTGGGAATGTGTATCTAGGAGAGATAGATAGTGGCACCAAGGTGGCAATCAAGCGTTGCAACCCAATGTCTGAGCAGGGTGTTCATGAGTTCCAGACAGAGATTGAGATGTTGTCGAAGCTCCGCCACCGCCACCTCGTGTCCCTGATCGGTTACTGCGAGGATAGGAGTGAGATGATTCTGGTGTATGACTATATGGCCCATGGAACTCTGCGGGAGCACCTGTACAACACCAAGAACCCACCACTCTCATGGAAGCAGCGCCTTGAGATCTGCATTGGTGCTGCCCGCGGACTGTACTACCTGCACACGGGCGTAAAGGAAACCATCATCCACCGTGACGTCAAGACGACCAACATTTTACTGGATCATAAGTGGGTTGCTAAGGTTTCTGACTTTGGGCTGTCCAAGACAGGTCCAAACGTGGACAACACCCATGTGAGCACGGTTGTGAAGGGAAGCTTCGGATACCTTGACCCTGAGTACTTCCGCAGGCAGCAGCTGTCCGAGAAATCTGATGTCTACTCCTTCGGAGTTGTGCTGTTTGAGGTTCTGTGTGCACGCCCTGCCTTGAGCCCCTCACTTCCGAAAGAGCAAGTGAGCCTTGCCGATTGGGCATTGCGCTGCCATAAGAAAGGCACACTCGGTCAGATCATAGACCCATGCCTCCAAGGGAAAATTGCTCCCCAGTGCTTCATAAAATTCGCAGAGACTGCTCAGAAATGTGTGGCTGACCACAGCATTGACAGGCCATCTATGGGTGACGTCCTCTGGAACCTTGAGTTTGCACTCCAGTTGCAGGAGAGTGATGGAGACATTAGCAGCAGCCTCACAGAGGGGACATTGTCATCAGGTGCATCGCCTCTTGTCATGACCAGACTGCAGTCAGATGAACCGTCGACGGACTCAACTACTACCACAACGACGACAATGAGCATCACAGGACGGAGCATCACGAGTGTTGAGTCGGATGGGCTGACTCCAAGCACTGTTTTCTCACAAATCATGCATCCAGATGGCAGGTGA
- the LOC127342199 gene encoding uncharacterized protein, whose product MQPFSRHTGFFASLKQVEDRLAAEEQHERPPGPRQPDAPPLFSDTMSASPLFLGASTATATDRGIGSGGGGGESSGPALDFFTLSKDEERAQEPQQDSNDDDNDDSGEDIARLMALLGLSPPPRGGEDGHGSGGCECSGGDGFLAKVVGVVGPKCDKEKRRVEGWIEHYCGDGGGRCREPARLAHLLLAKASWSWDGEGPADGAAIAFPSTVKEFLDRDAPPRLTEEDEQRDTE is encoded by the exons atgCAGCCCTTCTCGCGGCACACCGGCTTTTTCGCGTCCCTCAAGCAG GTGGAAGATCGATTGGCGGCGGAGGAGCAGCACGAGAGACCGCCGGGGCCGCGGCAGCCCGATGCGCCGCCGCTGTTCTCGGACACCATGTCCGCGTCCCCGCTATTCCTCGGCGCATCGACGGCCACGGCCACCGACCGTGGCATCggcagcggtggcggcggcggcgagagcAGCGGCCCGGCGCTGGACTTTTTCACCCTCTCCAAAGACGAGGAGCGGGCGCAAGAGCCTCAACAAGACTCCAACGACGACGACAACGATGACAGCGGGGAGGACATCGCGCGGCTCATGGCGCTGCTCGGCCTGTCGCCGCCGCCACGGGGCGGCGAGGACGGGCACGGCAGCGGCGGGTGCGAATGCAGCGGCGGCGACGGGTTCTTGGCGAAGGTCGTCGGGGTGGTCGGACCCAAGTGCGACAAGGAGAAGAGGAGGGTCGAGGGCTGGATCGAGCATTACTGCGGCGATGGCGGTGGTAGGTGCAGGGAGCCCGCGAGGCTGGCGCACCTGCTGCTCGCCAAGGCTTCGTGGTCCTGGGACGGAGAAGGGCCTGCGGATGGAGCAGCCATTGCGTTTCCTTCCACGGTCAAGGAGTTCTTGGACCGTGATGCGCCACCGCGGTTGACGGAGGAGGACGAGCAGAGGGATACAGAGTGA